A single window of Nicotiana sylvestris chromosome 3, ASM39365v2, whole genome shotgun sequence DNA harbors:
- the LOC138887701 gene encoding uncharacterized protein — translation MAEYEACILGLILDIDMNIKELLVIGDSDLLVYQVLGEWATKNTKILPYIYHVQELMKRFTKIEFKHVPRIQNEFAYALATMSSMIQHPDKNFIDPIPIRIHNQPAYCTHIEEETDGNLWFHDIKEYLAKGKYLEQANHTQKRTLRRLSNHFFQS, via the coding sequence atggcagaatatgaggcttgcatcttggggctcaTTTTGGACATTGACATGAATATCAAGGAAttgctggtaattggtgattcagacCTTCTGGTATATCAGGTTCTAGGAGAGTGGGCTACAAAGAATACCAAAATACTACCATATATATATCATGTGCAAGAGTTGatgaaaaggttcacaaagatagagttcaaacatgttccgagaatccagaatgagtttgcatATGCATTGGCCACTATGTCTTCCATGATACAGCACCCAGACAAAAATTTCATCGACCCTATTCCAATAAGAATCCATAATCAACCAGCTTATTGCACTCATAttgaagaagaaacggatgggaatctgtggttccatgatatcaaggaatacttggcaaaaggaaaGTATCTGGAGCAGGCAAATCATACTCAGAAACGTACACTCCGAAGATTATCcaaccatttcttccaaagttga